In Solenopsis invicta isolate M01_SB chromosome 1, UNIL_Sinv_3.0, whole genome shotgun sequence, one genomic interval encodes:
- the LOC120358631 gene encoding uncharacterized protein LOC120358631 encodes MYNDTSNKYELPEVVNLDTASCSNAQGFIFPSKLSSSYLCNDSQLQRPQPTTCILLEDASISSSDSSELTEKNVQVSNENSESNLKRYLQETSEVRLIIKGEKDRILSKISVADKLTNFVITTSRFQKLAGDIVKIFKGESCYTYYTPFTCKNGVRIQASGKFWEHYNYIKGDLRKQGILLQRSISKSIQETYAQTEIDEDKLQWLFHHTEPWEQVCEYWNNTYRARNKLLMQDKLNVLEYFNKFPCLQLSKGQHLLVEDFNRQYPEKESIFPKRWNIIKKVIIDQLQQLNKRLSVSDTALISILPAISSDKQDAVIFYLLPILIESRRAGGYKRKRNTNCEQDSENSIRKLTLQECRDAFMLHVQTVADLDRALYDLKRRLQRNKDTFQPTPLIVGPLVNIESSYVIVNDQKFKEDECWQLVILLKQIIDITTSSRVHCETYHLLDTIINEYLTLLNNQFPGKIKPKHHFLIHYARIMKLVGVLWKTNCMRYEGKHKEGNKTSQATNSRANISRTIAIKHQLLLNYRLQYNISSCHLLTLGPVAQKNVRKIPFVNNCITPFQVEFNILIAKWICYNNNIINKRAIIVTFNEEGVDFYFVHTIIINKEQNDFVILTKRMLQCYLDEHVQSYKIYDNTCFEWIYLTKKNLFNSVVTHCVRLSESEIYIVKKWF; translated from the exons ATGTATAACGATACCAGCAATAAGTACGAG ctaCCAGAAGTAGTCAATTTAGATACTGCATCTTGTAGTAATGCACAAGGCTTTATTTTTCCATCGAAGCTTTCATCTTCATACCTTTGCAATGATAGTCAACTCCAACGACCCCAACCCACAACATGCATACTATTAGAGGATGCAAGTATCTCAAGTAGTGATAGTAGTGAGTTGACcgaaaaaaatgtacaagttAGTAATGAGAACAGTGAATCG aaTTTGAAAAGGTACTTGCAAGAAACCAGCGaag TACGACTCATTATCAAAGGAGAGAAAGAcagaatattatcaaaaatctcAGTAGCAGACAAATTAACTAATTTTGT TATAACAACTTCTCGGTTTCAAAAATTAGCAGGAgacattgttaaaatatttaaaggagAGTCTTGTTACACATATTATACGCCGTTTACATGTAAGAATGGTGTTCGTATACAGGCAAGTGGTAAGTTCTGggaacattataattatataaaaggaGATTTGAGAAAACAAGGAATACTCCTTCAGCGATCAATTTCCAAATCCATACAAGAGACATATGCACAGACTGAAATAGATG AAGACAAACTGCAATGGTTATTCCACCACACAGAACCGTGGGAGCAAGTGTGTGAATATTGGAATAATACATATAGGGCTAGGAACAAGTTATTAATGCAAGACAAACTAAATgtacttgaatattttaataagtttcctTGTCTTCAATTAAGCAAAGGACAACATCTG CTCGTAGAAGACTTTAACAGACAGTATCCCGAAAAAGAATCGATATTTCCTAAAAGgtggaatattattaaaaaagttattattgacCAACTACAGCAATTGAATAAACGCCTCAGTGTTTCAGATACAGCTCTTATATCTATTTTACCAGCAATATCTTCTG ataaacaAGATgcggtaattttttatttacttccaATTCTTATCGAATCTCGTAGAGCAGGAGGttataaaaggaaaagaaatacgAACTGTGAGCAGGATAGTGAAAACAGCATCAGAAAGTTAACGTTACAAGAATGTAGAGATGCGTTTATGTTACATGTGcag ACTGTTGCTGATTTGGATCGTGCTTTATATGATTTGAAGAGAAGACTGCAAAGAAACAAAGATACTTTTCAACCGACACCTCTTATAGTTGGACCTTTAGTAAACATCGAATCATCATACGTGATTGTAAACGACCAAAAGTTTAAG GAAGACGAATGTTGGCAGCTTGTTATTCTTTTAAAGCAAATAATCGACATTACAACTAGTTCAAGAGTTCATTGTGAAACGTATCATTTATTAGacactattattaatgaatatttaactttattaaataaccAATTCCCAGGCAAGATAAAACCGAAACATcactttttaattcattatgcTCGAATAATGAAGCTTGTCGGTGTATTATGGAAAACTAATTGTATGCGATACGAAGGTAAACATAAAGAAGGAAACAAAACATCCCAAGCTACAAATAGTCGAGCAAATATTTCAAGAACAATAGCTATAAAACACCAACTGCTTTTAAACTACAggttgcaatataatatttcatcctGCCATTTGTTAACTCTTGGACCAGTTGCCCAAAAGAATGTACGCAAAATAccttttgttaataattgtattacacCTTTTCAAGtagaatttaacatattaattgcTAAGTGGATATGttacaacaataatattattaacaaaagagCCATTATCGTTACATTCAACGAAGAAGgagtagatttttattttgtgcatactattattattaataaagaacaaaatgactttgttattttaactaaaagaaTGTTACAGTGCTATCTAGATGAACATGTACAATCctacaaaatttatgataatactTGTTTTGAGTGGATTTATTTAACtaagaagaatttatttaattctgttgTAACACATTGCGTTAGGCTTAGTGAAAgcgaaatttatattgttaaaaaatggttttaa